In Candidatus Ancaeobacter aquaticus, one DNA window encodes the following:
- a CDS encoding ATP-binding protein gives MDDTADKKYTQDYDETPVLESTYDDLDKDLIEDFASKVLNNRDIKSSDGTAESILLEMNLIKKVGNKIHPTIAGLLLFGKNPQKYLWASSLKMVKFSGTNKAGHIIEQKEIRGTIPEIINAAELFFVRNMKLYGTVKGLKRTDIPEYPLDAVREIIVNGLIHRDYSMTGSTCRVYMFDDRLEFYSPGGLTSSLTVTNIENIQFLRNRNLMEALYYMGKYVEKLGTGVTRIKNSLKELNLPDPKFFDNGTDFIVIMYGPPNRAMQIEKSDRARKLKRHIGIAKKPEDMDDNYLVDLKKEDREIFEEKIKHEKKKQVAEIHRKSLTKKTIVILVLCAVVLFSFMYYKKTSSSEYIYNNASKYHSLRDYKNASIYYRKFIKKYPQNPLVEDAYYFLAACYEILGDNKSAKEKYNKVISMFPDSQRAGYSYHWLGNILAKENKYDEAIQEFRKAMKVNPEKEIVNASLENIANCYKKTDKYTDVIKIYEEMLRNNNNISDGHELYEIAYAYERLEDMTKAKEFYMKAALNKSSTLEWMEKARKRLLIIEGEKYKIENK, from the coding sequence ATGGATGATACAGCAGATAAGAAATATACACAAGATTACGATGAAACCCCAGTATTAGAATCGACATATGATGACTTAGATAAAGACCTTATTGAGGATTTCGCAAGTAAAGTCCTTAATAATCGAGATATTAAATCAAGCGATGGGACCGCAGAGTCAATACTTTTAGAAATGAATCTTATCAAAAAGGTAGGAAATAAAATACATCCGACCATTGCCGGACTGCTATTATTTGGCAAAAATCCTCAGAAATATTTATGGGCAAGCAGTCTCAAGATGGTCAAATTTTCTGGAACAAATAAAGCAGGGCACATAATTGAACAGAAGGAAATACGAGGGACAATTCCAGAAATTATTAACGCGGCAGAGTTATTTTTTGTCAGAAACATGAAATTATATGGCACAGTTAAAGGGCTAAAAAGAACTGATATTCCAGAATATCCTCTCGATGCTGTTCGTGAAATTATTGTCAATGGACTTATTCACAGAGACTATAGTATGACAGGATCAACGTGCCGGGTATACATGTTTGATGATAGACTTGAATTCTATTCTCCGGGGGGATTAACTTCATCTTTAACAGTTACGAATATTGAAAACATACAATTTTTACGTAATCGAAACCTGATGGAAGCGCTATATTATATGGGTAAATATGTTGAAAAACTCGGCACCGGTGTTACCCGCATAAAAAACTCTCTAAAAGAACTGAATCTTCCAGATCCAAAATTCTTTGATAATGGAACAGATTTCATCGTAATCATGTACGGCCCGCCAAATCGTGCTATGCAAATTGAAAAAAGCGATCGTGCGAGAAAATTAAAAAGACATATAGGTATTGCAAAGAAACCGGAAGATATGGATGATAACTACCTTGTTGATTTAAAAAAAGAAGATAGAGAGATATTTGAAGAAAAGATTAAGCATGAAAAGAAAAAGCAAGTTGCTGAAATTCATAGAAAAAGTTTAACAAAAAAGACTATCGTTATTCTAGTTTTATGCGCGGTAGTTCTATTCTCATTTATGTACTATAAAAAAACATCCAGCTCTGAGTATATATATAATAATGCTTCAAAATACCACTCTCTTCGCGACTACAAAAACGCGTCAATCTACTATCGTAAATTTATTAAAAAATACCCTCAAAACCCTCTTGTTGAAGACGCTTATTATTTTCTTGCAGCGTGTTATGAGATACTCGGTGATAATAAAAGCGCTAAGGAGAAATATAATAAGGTAATATCTATGTTTCCTGACAGTCAGCGAGCAGGTTATTCATATCATTGGCTCGGCAATATTTTAGCAAAAGAAAATAAATATGATGAGGCAATTCAAGAGTTCAGAAAAGCAATGAAAGTTAATCCGGAAAAAGAAATAGTGAACGCTTCTTTAGAAAATATTGCAAATTGTTATAAAAAAACTGATAAATATACTGATGTTATAAAGATCTATGAGGAAATGCTGAGAAATAACAATAATATTTCTGACGGACATGAATTATATGAAATAGCATATGCATATGAACGTCTAGAAGATATGACTAAAGCCAAAGAGTTTTATATGAAAGCTGCCCTAAATAAATCATCTACGTTGGAGTGGATGGAAAAGGCACGCAAGAGATTATTAATCATTGAAGGCGAGAAATATAAAATTGAAAATAAATAA
- a CDS encoding response regulator has product MPSNHTKKETNNTLIKILVIDDEESISALIEDILSSEGYDVMTASGGEKGVEIASKDKFDLIMVDVMMPGINGIETIKRIRKKDHTVSIIILSAYGKRKDAVIEAENYGVFDYITKPFDIDYLLSLIKYVLHRAKFGKLPYMETMQNYYGKSDVSQKQLIQKKWYALKEQVEQNAQEIELDKKRIEKDYISKIARKRETIDYYIKHILLNKYALIVIGCLMLGLIAGYFYNKASMTDSQYNVYVNKIRGHATSSVSRDDDKVTLSDFYHLMKNIEGWMRKDVEQERKHFKKFGEG; this is encoded by the coding sequence ATGCCATCGAATCACACAAAGAAAGAAACTAATAACACGCTAATAAAGATTCTTGTTATAGATGATGAAGAATCTATTTCAGCGTTGATTGAGGATATCCTTTCATCAGAAGGTTACGATGTAATGACAGCATCTGGTGGGGAAAAAGGCGTGGAGATAGCTTCAAAGGACAAATTTGACCTCATAATGGTTGATGTGATGATGCCCGGCATTAATGGCATTGAGACTATCAAACGAATCCGCAAAAAAGATCATACCGTCAGTATTATTATCCTCTCCGCATACGGGAAAAGAAAAGATGCAGTTATAGAAGCAGAGAACTACGGTGTCTTTGACTATATAACAAAGCCTTTTGATATTGATTACCTCTTATCGCTAATAAAATACGTTCTCCATAGAGCTAAATTCGGCAAATTACCTTATATGGAAACAATGCAAAATTATTATGGGAAAAGTGATGTATCTCAAAAGCAGCTCATACAAAAAAAATGGTATGCCCTTAAAGAACAGGTTGAGCAGAATGCGCAGGAAATAGAATTAGACAAAAAACGGATTGAAAAAGATTATATTTCAAAGATTGCTCGAAAAAGGGAAACTATCGACTATTATATTAAACATATTTTACTTAATAAATATGCCTTAATCGTCATTGGTTGTCTTATGTTGGGTCTTATTGCAGGATATTTTTATAACAAAGCCTCTATGACAGACTCTCAGTATAATGTGTATGTCAATAAGATTAGAGGCCATGCAACATCGTCTGTCAGTCGCGATGATGATAAGGTAACACTTTCTGATTTTTACCATCTTATGAAAAATATTGAAGGCTGGATGAGGAAAGATGTTGAGCAGGAAAGAAAACATTTTAAAAAATTCGGTGAGGGTTAA
- a CDS encoding response regulator: protein MNNENIKILVVDDEENIRTLLFDMLSLKGYTIKTAETALEAIDEFKELKPHIVLLDLKLGKANGIDVLKQMKDINPTAIVIIITAYGSPETDLNEIKLGAYGEIGKPFDINIIEQVINNAIESHKERN, encoded by the coding sequence ATGAATAATGAAAATATAAAAATTCTTGTTGTTGATGACGAAGAAAATATTCGCACACTGTTGTTTGATATGCTTAGTTTAAAGGGATACACCATCAAAACAGCAGAAACTGCTCTGGAGGCTATTGACGAATTTAAAGAACTCAAACCGCATATTGTCCTCCTTGATTTAAAGTTGGGAAAGGCCAATGGGATTGATGTTCTTAAGCAAATGAAGGACATCAATCCAACTGCAATTGTCATTATTATAACTGCATATGGGTCACCGGAAACAGATCTCAACGAAATAAAACTTGGAGCTTATGGGGAAATAGGCAAGCCTTTTGACATTAATATTATTGAACAGGTAATAAATAATGCCATCGAATCACACAAAGAAAGAAACTAA